One window from the genome of Kryptolebias marmoratus isolate JLee-2015 linkage group LG1, ASM164957v2, whole genome shotgun sequence encodes:
- the fam222a gene encoding protein FAM222A: MLACLQRRQNPPPQHPMCASKTLEPPQVLGRKCDLVVPTHSPRYPTAAELDAYAQKTANSPLSIKIFPTNIRVPQHKHLNRTVNGYDTTGQRYSPYPHLHTGGYHGLLAIVKASSSASSSSTSTFVPSKGVLKNAEGRRTKLSPAHIAVAPYPPPSNSTLASGHGQMVYHTGPSKPPEGPGLSIPPNVTVAGSVIPVTGGRGLALPAQSNLPSIQSIIYQINQHCQAQALQQVCQGASTASTNPSPSKQSTAVMGVTSSSSGGGYVVGMGPQANMVYTGSGLPAQNAEAMKTSVYADGMDYIIWQKQQQQQQQQQQQQQAVLRMYSGGSGGGGAISKSPETCVPGGGIMATQVSSSSSRPYHLTASASGGGGLEKVSSSPLNCVGMHGNFSVGQYFAPPWNSVLVTPDSDCYNPQELLGTSTGGPSTGHREMGYPHHHHHYHHHHHHHPAIDSGGGLCCSLPSKSMCNTSVLSSSLQSLEYLINDIHPPCIKEQMLGKGYETVSVPRLLDHQHAHIRLPVYR, translated from the coding sequence gtgACCTGGTGGTGCCCACACATTCCCCACGCTACCCAACAGCGGCAGAACTTGATGCTTATGCTCAGAAGACAGCCAACAGCCCACTTTCCATCAAGATCTTCCCCACCAACATTAGGGTTCCCCAGCACAAGCACCTTAACCGGACTGTGAATGGATATGACACCACAGGGCAGCGCTACAGTCCCTACCCACATCTTCACACAGGGGGCTACCATGGTCTCCTCGCCATCGTCAAGGCCTCTTCCTCAGCATCCTCATCATCAACATCCACCTTTGTTCCTTCAAAAGGTGTTCTCAAGAATGCAGAAGGCAGACGGACTAAGCTCTCTCCAGCCCACATAGCTGTCGCCCCATACCCACCACCCAGTAATAGCACTTTAGCCAGTGGTCATGGTCAAATGGTATACCACACTGGGCCCTCAAAGCCTCCAGAAGGACCTGGACTGTCCATTCCTCCAAACGTCACTGTAGCCGGCTCTGTGATCCCTGTAACGGGGGGTCGAGGCCTGGCCCTGCCTGCACAGTCCAACCTTCCCTCCATCCAGAGCATCATCTATCAGATCAACCAGCACTGCCAGGCCCAAGCTCTGCAGCAGGTGTGTCAAGGGGCTTCCACTGCATCGACAAATCCCAGCCCCTCCAAGCAGAGCACAGCTGTCATGGGGGTTACTTCTAGCTCCTCAGGTGGAGGTTATGTAGTAGGAATGGGTCCCCAGGCTAACATGGTGTACACCGGATCAGGGCTGCCGGCTCAAAATGCAGAGGCAATGAAGACCAGTGTATACGCAGACGGTATGGACTACATCATTTGGCAgaagcagcaacagcaacaacagcaacaacagcagcaacaacaggcGGTCCTACGCATGTATAGCGGAGGCAGCGGAGGAGGGGGCGCCATCAGCAAGTCTCCTGAAACCTGTGTTCCAGGTGGAGGGATTATGGCAACCCAAGTgtcatcctcttcctccagaCCTTATCATCTGACAGCGAGTGCTAGTGGGGGAGGTGGGCTAGAAAAAGTCAGCTCCTCCCCTTTGAACTGCGTGGGAATGCATGGGAATTTTTCAGTGGGTCAGTACTTTGCACCGCCGTGGAACAGTGTGCTGGTGACCCCCGACAGTGACTGCTACAACCCCCAGGAGCTTCTGGGCACCTCCACAGGAGGTCCATCGACCGGGCACAGAGAAATGGGCTACCCTCACCACCATCACCACTaccaccatcatcaccaccaccaccctgcCATAGACAGCGGTGGAGGTCTGTGCTGCAGCCTGCCTAGCAAGAGCATGTGCAACACATCCGTGCTGAGCAGTAGCCTGCAGTCCCTGGAGTACCTGATCAACGACATCCACCCTCCCTGCATCAAGGAGCAGATGCTCGGCAAAGGCTACGAGACTGTGTCTGTGCCGCGTCTGTTAGACCACCAGCATGCACACATCCGCCTCCCTGTTTACAGATAG